Genomic segment of Candidatus Planktophila sp.:
ACAGAAAATTAAGAGCGAAATAAATAGCGAAAACTTTTATATATTCGAAATCGATTTCTCGAGCGAGAGTTCGATTAAAGGTTGTGTTGACAAAGTTGAATCTGAACTTGGTCCCCTAAAAGCGGTGGTTAATTGCGTGGGGGTACTTGGAAAAAATGGCGAAAAGATAGAAAGTTTAGACATTGAAGATTTTGACCTGGTCTATTCCATTAATTTAAGGGGTGCGGTGATTTTAACGAAAGCAGTAATTAAAGGAATGACCGAGCGGGGCTATGGCCGAATCCTGCACATGGCGAGCATTTCAGGCAAAGAGGGGAATCCACTATTGGTGGCTTACTCAAGTACCAAGGCTGGATTGATAGCAATGGTGAAGAGTGTAGGTAAGGAATATGCCTCATCGGGAGTTACAGTGAATGCAATTGCACCTGCACTTATAGAATCACCAATGTCCGATAGTTTTTCAGAGAGTCAATTGACCTATCTCAAATCAAAGATTCCTATGAATCGACTTGGAACTAGCGACGAAGTTGCCGAAATGG
This window contains:
- a CDS encoding SDR family NAD(P)-dependent oxidoreductase, which produces MTDLKEHLVLVTGAASGIGKQIATSLAKKGAIIAACDKNLAGLQKIKSEINSENFYIFEIDFSSESSIKGCVDKVESELGPLKAVVNCVGVLGKNGEKIESLDIEDFDLVYSINLRGAVILTKAVIKGMTERGYGRILHMASISGKEGNPLLVAYSSTKAGLIAMVKSVGKEYASSGVTVNAIAPALIESPMSDSFSESQLTYLKSKIPMNRLGTSDEVAEMAAWIISPACSFTTGFTFDLSGGRATY